One window of the Lytechinus variegatus isolate NC3 chromosome 3, Lvar_3.0, whole genome shotgun sequence genome contains the following:
- the LOC121410323 gene encoding EKC/KEOPS complex subunit PCC1-like encodes MDSTVNRLKSELRIPMHSEREAEIAYNSLSVDKEPRPKEITKNLRVDGATLIVNFSATQARLMRVAVGSFMDFLLLVTQTMEEFGPPVSKDPVIT; translated from the exons AAAA AGTGAACTGAGGATCCCAATGCATTCTGAAAGAGAGGCAGAGATTGCATACAACAGTCTATCTGTGGATAAGGAACCAAGGCCCAAAGAGATCACAAAGAACCTTAGAGTAGATGGAGCTACACTGATTGT AAATTTTAGTGCAACTCAAGCACGATTGATGAGGGTTGCAGTTGGTTCTTTCATGGATTTCCTTCTCCTAGTTACCCAAACAATGGAAGAGTTTGGTCCACCAGTATCAAAAGATCCAGTCATTACATGA